The Carbonactinospora thermoautotrophica genome window below encodes:
- a CDS encoding UPF0182 family membrane protein — MFEPEDAEPRAADAPGPRRGRRLLVLLAAAVALLIVTGIVADFWTDLLWFRSVGFTRVFRTQLLTKAGLFVAFALPVAAILAANITIAYRVRPPFRPRRDTTTEELWRMFEARRRLVTTGVAAGVGLLVGWVAAGEWRVFLQWHHGVRFGVTDPQFGLDVAFYAFGYPWWRFLLGAAFTTVLLAMLVALATHHLAGGLRFEGRPRLTSAAQAHMSLLIGLFVLLKAVAYWLDRYGLAIGSDGVFPGWTGLKYTQANAVLPVKAIMASIAVICAGLFFVNVVRRSWLLPGIGIGLLLFSAVLIGGIYPVLVQQFYVRPAEADREARFIARNIAATRQAYGVQDARIQNYDAVTDVEPGQLRADADTTASVRLLDPSVVSSTYQQLQQVRGFYAFADLLDVDRYLIDGRHQDTVVAVRELNLSGLGQGQRTWVNQHLRYTHGFGFVAARGNTRNPDGKPTFVESDIPPQGKLGKYEPRIYFGEQSPEYSVVGAPPGAAPQEIDYPDDTSPTGQRNNTYRGTGGVPVGSLGRRLLFSLRFGEEKILLSSAINAESRILYIRHPRERVAKVAPWLTLDSNAYPAVVGGRIVWIIDGYTTTNGFPYSTRVTLDEATADSLTSPERQVITPREEINYIRNSVKATVDAYDGTVTLYAWDDTDPVLRTWTRAFPGTVKPRSAIPPELLAHLRYPEDLFKVQREILARYHVTDPQAFYGGQDFWRIPDDPTEGSGHRGRQPAFYLTLRMPDQPRPTFSLSTTFVPANRPNLAAFMAVDAEPGEDYGTIRVLQLPRTTAIPGPGQVQNNFNSDSRVAQIINLLRRGESDVVYGNLLTLPVGGGLLYVEPIYVKARSGTSYPLLQKVLVGFGDRIAFENTLQEALDAVFQGRAGTTTGEAPATPPGGQPASGDLNQALADARKALADAERARVAGDWAAYGEAQRRLAEAIERATAAQQGSQPSPAPTP; from the coding sequence ATGTTCGAGCCCGAGGACGCGGAGCCGCGGGCAGCCGATGCTCCCGGCCCCCGCCGGGGGCGTCGCCTGCTGGTCCTGCTCGCCGCCGCGGTGGCGTTGCTCATCGTGACGGGGATCGTCGCCGACTTCTGGACCGACCTGCTGTGGTTCCGCTCGGTCGGCTTCACCCGGGTGTTCCGCACCCAACTGCTGACCAAGGCCGGGCTCTTCGTCGCGTTCGCGCTGCCGGTCGCCGCGATCCTGGCCGCCAACATCACGATCGCGTACCGGGTGCGCCCGCCGTTCCGGCCTCGGCGCGACACGACCACCGAGGAGCTGTGGCGGATGTTCGAGGCCCGCCGGCGGCTGGTCACGACCGGCGTGGCGGCCGGCGTGGGGCTGCTGGTCGGCTGGGTCGCGGCGGGGGAGTGGCGGGTGTTCCTGCAGTGGCACCACGGCGTGCGGTTCGGCGTGACCGACCCGCAGTTCGGCCTGGACGTCGCCTTCTACGCGTTCGGCTACCCCTGGTGGCGCTTCCTGCTGGGAGCCGCGTTCACCACCGTGCTGCTCGCCATGCTCGTCGCGCTGGCCACGCACCACCTCGCCGGGGGGCTGCGGTTCGAGGGGCGGCCGAGGCTCACCTCCGCCGCGCAGGCGCACATGTCGCTGCTGATCGGCCTGTTCGTGCTGCTCAAGGCCGTCGCGTACTGGCTCGACCGGTACGGTCTGGCCATCGGCTCCGACGGCGTCTTCCCGGGCTGGACCGGCCTGAAGTACACGCAGGCCAACGCCGTGCTGCCGGTCAAGGCCATCATGGCGTCGATCGCGGTCATCTGCGCGGGGCTGTTCTTCGTGAACGTGGTCCGCCGCTCGTGGCTGCTGCCCGGGATCGGCATCGGGCTGCTGCTGTTCTCAGCGGTCCTCATCGGCGGCATCTACCCGGTGCTCGTGCAGCAGTTCTACGTCCGCCCGGCCGAGGCCGACCGGGAGGCCCGGTTCATCGCGCGCAACATCGCCGCCACCCGCCAGGCGTACGGGGTCCAGGACGCCAGGATCCAAAACTACGACGCCGTCACCGACGTCGAGCCCGGCCAGTTGCGGGCCGACGCGGATACCACGGCCAGCGTCCGACTGCTCGACCCGAGCGTGGTCTCCTCGACGTACCAGCAGCTCCAGCAGGTGCGCGGCTTCTACGCCTTCGCCGACCTGCTCGACGTGGACCGGTACCTGATCGACGGCAGGCACCAGGACACCGTGGTGGCGGTGCGTGAGCTGAACCTGTCCGGGCTGGGCCAGGGCCAGCGCACCTGGGTGAACCAGCACCTGCGGTACACCCACGGTTTCGGCTTCGTCGCCGCGCGCGGCAACACGCGCAACCCCGACGGCAAGCCCACGTTCGTGGAGTCCGACATCCCGCCGCAGGGCAAGCTCGGGAAGTACGAGCCGCGGATCTACTTCGGCGAGCAGTCCCCGGAGTACTCGGTGGTCGGCGCCCCGCCCGGCGCAGCACCGCAGGAGATCGACTACCCGGACGACACCAGCCCGACCGGCCAGCGCAACAACACCTACCGCGGCACCGGCGGGGTGCCGGTCGGGTCGCTCGGCCGCCGGCTGCTGTTCTCGCTCCGGTTCGGGGAGGAGAAGATCCTGCTGAGCAGCGCGATCAACGCCGAGTCGCGGATCCTGTACATCCGCCACCCCCGCGAGCGCGTCGCCAAGGTCGCGCCCTGGCTCACCCTCGACTCCAACGCCTACCCGGCGGTCGTGGGCGGCCGGATCGTGTGGATCATCGACGGCTACACCACCACCAACGGCTTCCCCTACTCGACCCGCGTCACGCTGGACGAGGCGACCGCCGACTCGCTCACCTCGCCGGAGCGGCAGGTCATCACGCCGCGCGAGGAGATCAACTACATCCGCAACTCGGTCAAGGCGACCGTGGACGCGTACGACGGCACGGTGACCCTGTACGCCTGGGACGACACCGACCCGGTGCTGCGGACCTGGACGCGGGCCTTCCCCGGCACGGTCAAGCCGCGGTCGGCGATCCCGCCGGAGCTGCTGGCGCACCTGCGCTACCCGGAGGACCTGTTCAAGGTGCAGCGCGAAATCCTGGCCCGCTACCACGTCACCGATCCGCAGGCCTTCTACGGCGGCCAGGACTTCTGGCGGATCCCCGACGACCCCACCGAGGGCTCCGGCCACCGCGGCAGGCAGCCCGCCTTCTACCTGACGCTGCGCATGCCCGACCAGCCGCGGCCGACGTTCTCGCTCAGCACCACCTTCGTCCCGGCCAACCGCCCGAACCTCGCGGCCTTCATGGCGGTCGACGCCGAGCCCGGCGAGGACTACGGCACGATCCGCGTCCTGCAGCTCCCGCGCACCACGGCGATCCCCGGACCCGGCCAGGTGCAGAACAACTTCAACTCCGACTCGCGCGTCGCGCAGATCATCAACCTGCTGCGCCGCGGGGAGTCCGACGTGGTGTACGGCAACCTGCTCACGCTCCCGGTCGGCGGCGGGCTGCTGTACGTCGAGCCGATCTACGTCAAGGCCCGCAGCGGCACCTCCTACCCGTTGCTGCAGAAGGTGCTCGTGGGGTTCGGCGACCGGATCGCCTTCGAGAACACCCTGCAGGAGGCGCTGGACGCGGTGTTCCAGGGGCGGGCGGGTACCACCACCGGGGAGGCCCCGGCCACCCCGCCCGGTGGCCAGCCGGCTAGCGGGGACTTGAACCAGGCGCTCGCCGACGCGCGCAAGGCGCTCGCCGACGCCGAGCGCGCCCGCGTCGCCGGGGACTGGGCCGCGTACGGGGAGGCGCAGCGCCGGCTCGCCGAGGCGATCGAGCGGGCGACCGCCGCCCAGCAGGGGAGTCAGCCCTCGCCGGCACCCACGCCGTGA